In one window of Bemisia tabaci chromosome 6, PGI_BMITA_v3 DNA:
- the Ranbp21 gene encoding exportin-5, with the protein MNEEILAVAQQLIYAVELSVNPLADQQARAKAYHDCEVFKEESPVCFHCGLYLAQRQDLSPTVRHFGLQLIEHCIKYKWYDMQQKEKLFLKENIMELLGAGMEPLPAQNSTLLQNALSRVIVEMIKREWPQQWPTLLQELHGACNRGCPQTEIVLLIFLRLVEDVAQLQNLESAQRRKDIYQALTTYMADIFTFFMDLISKHHSLATASQGHPVGQQHIRIVQLILETLCGFVDWVSITHVISNDGRLLQTLCLLLIDPNFQNQAAECLLEIVSRKGKLEERKPLMILFSHDALTYINEAVKTCQSMPISEKSYLFIKNLTKVLHGMSTQLCSIWGKEDGCNGHKNSPNSHPISRPDAFGVYMQAVVAFSKHPSLTIVHLINPIWNSFLKHDSISKDPVFLTFLPEWVDASASKLIKMVYPAVRLENVGHESLLYAVLDYDSEEEFNSFFFRSRTDFLETFRQATLVAPLITYGYAEKWLFNKIQNAVNLPKEPLTLQSPEYLEWEAVSMLLDSVLSKIVMCSERPPVSNGILLLDQCLALTPSDPLILSCLLSCISALFVFLSMSPVETTKVYLPRTLDKIFETLIYPLPAESDKETRQKAVNLRRHAASLLVKISQKYPLLLLPLFDVISVTITNLRYKTAQLLNLEFTCLMEASLLISNHFCDYERQTKIVEELITPFVAPWLTICKTSLTNPMEFMNYIGLNMPPYEDHKADPNFSRRSQIWNIIEVLLAITRRCVWPDDPDKALKGGFLVGLTESGNPIYRNPAASHVLPLLPGVFNLLHVLHSLWTPQAVSLIPEGYRGATDMLESDKNYLLGLTTSSEIARMNSSPCFQMQNFLATTYDLSCHILSCACQNFGYSFYQIQDLSATIINVMLSNLENVPDYRLRIIIRAFLKSLIISCPSMYYESVLMPVLSHFTPFMCERLSLKWELLRQMRESGKIDDNDENTQELLEDMLNRQLTREYLDVVKIILYGGSGTEKGSLDDAMDGNDSSQTPPQPTSSLHPEVISELGIKVMRNSRTCQGIAQFMLRCLTWCDSTNSLKVCSLMYGMVRQLHNDKHITPPFAACIMETIFHALELHGQHDANLGSLQLLGTQLYELLRPKHPEILEVLKSIPNVHLVDIQKFDERMLKETSKGSKVDKSKREMFKKITQSLVGCNLGQKFRRKAAIRELPRISVPPRNSVPSLLDSSVNGSDLNLMQLFHKP; encoded by the exons GAGAACATAATGGAACTGCTGGGTGCAGGAATGGAGCCATTGCCTGCACAAAACAGCACCTTACTCCAAAATGCACTATCTCGTGTCATTGTCGAAATGATCAAACGTGAATGGCCGCAGCAGTGGCCAACCCTCCTTCAGGAACTGCATGGTGCTTGTAACAGAGGCTGTCCTCAGACTGAGATTGTTTTGCTCATTTTCTTGCGTTTAGTAGAGGATGTTGCTCAATTGCAG AACCTGGAGTCTGCTCAAAGACGTAAAGATATCTATCAAGCCTTGACTACTTACATGGCTGATATTTTCACTTTCTTCATGGACCTGATCAGTAAACATCACTCCCTGGCAACTGCCTCGCAAGGTCACCCAGTAGGCCAGCAACACATCAGGATTGTGCAG TTGATCTTAGAAACTCTGTGTGGATTTGTGGACTGGGTCTCCATAACACATGTAATCTCCAATGATGGGAGGTTGCTTCAAACTTTGTGCTTGCTTCTGATCGATccaaactttcaaaatcaagCTGCTGAGTGCTTATTGGAG ATTGTATCTCGGAAAGGCAAACTAGAAGAGCGCAAGCCGTTAATGATCCTTTTCAGCCACGATGCATTGACTTACATCAATGAAGCAGTGAAGACTTGTCAATCAATGCCGATCAGTGAAAAATCTTACCTGttcatcaaaaatttaacaAAG GTCTTGCATGGGATGAGTACTCAGCTGTGCAGTATCTGGGGTAAAGAGGATGGCTGCAACGGGCATAAAAATTCTCCGAATTCCCACCCGATCTCCCGACCGGACGCCTTTGGAGTTTACATGCAAGCAGTCGTTGCGTTTAGTAAACACCCATCACTCACGATCGTTCATCTCATCAATCCCATCTGGAACTCATTTCTGAAACATGACAGTATCTCCAAGGATCCTGTCTTCCTTACTTTCCTTCCTGAATGGGTGGATGCATCAGCCTCCAAACTAATCAAG ATGGTGTATCCTGCTGTGAGACTGGAAAATGTTGGCCATGAGTCCCTTCTTTATGCTGTCTTGGATTACGACAGTGAAGAAGAGTTTAACAGTTTCTTTTTCCGATCCAGGACTGACTTTCTAGAAACTTTTCGTCAAGCTACTCTTGTTGCCCCTCTAATAACATACGGCTATGCAGAAAAGTGGCTTTTCAACAAGatacaaaatgcagtcaatcTTCCGAAAGAACCTCTTACCTTGCAATCTCCAGAATATCTGGAATGGGAAGCTGTCTCCATG TTGTTAGATAGTGTGCTGAGTAAGATCGTCATGTGTTCGGAAAGACCACCTGTATCAAATGGAATCCTTCTGTTAGACCAGTGCCTGGCGCTTACACCGTCAGATCCATTGATTTTGTCCTGTCTCCTCTCCTGTATCTCAGCTCTGTTTGTTTTTCTCAGCATGTCTCCTGTGGAAACAACGAAA GTCTATCTACCCCGCACATTAGATAAAATTTTCGAAACACTCATCTATCCTTTGCCAGCAGAAAGCGATAAAGAAACCAGGCAGAAAGCTGTTAACCTCCGCCGCCACGCTGCCTCCCTTTTAGTCAAAATAAGTCAAAAGTACCCTCTTCTACTCCTCCCACTCTTCGATGTAATCAGTGTCACCATTACAAATCTTCGTTATAAGACTGCTCAACTCTTAAATTTAGAATTCACTTGCTTAATG GAAGCAAGCTTACTTATAAGTAACCACTTCTGTGATTATGAGCGACAGACCAAAATAGTCGAAGAGCTCATTACTCCATTTGTTGCGCCATGGTTGACCATCTGTAAGACAAGTCTGACCAATCCGATGGAGTTCATGAACTACATTGGTCTCAACATGCCCCCTTACGAAGACCACAAGGCAGATCCTAATTTCAGTAGACGATCTCAG ATTTGGAATATTATTGAAGTCTTACTTGCCATAACCAGGCGGTGTGTCTGGCCGGATGATCCTGACAAAGCATTGAAAGGTGGATTCCTTGTCGGTCTGACTGAATCGGGAAATCCGATCTATCGCAATCCAGCAGCTTCACACGTTTTGCCTCTACTTCCTGGTGTCTTCAATCTCCTTCATGTCCTCCACTCTTTGTGGACGCCTCAAGCTGTTAGCTTGATACCAGAA GGTTATCGTGGAGCGACTGATATGCTGGAGAGTGACAAAAACTATTTACTTGGACTGACCACCTCCAGTGAAATAGCTCGAATGAACAGTAGCCCGTGTTTTCAGATGCAAAACTTCCTTGCTACAACCTACGACCtttcttgtcatattttaagttgtgcttgccaaaattttggcTATAGCTTTTATCAAATCCAAGACTTATCAGCAACCATTATCAATGTTATGTTATCTAATTTAGAG AATGTTCCTGATTACCGCCTACGGATTATCATACGAGCTTTCTTGAAGTCTTTAATCATATCTTGTCCCAGTATGTACTATGAGTCTGTTCTCATGCCTGTCTTATCGCACTTCACTCCATTCA tGTGCGAACGACTTAGCCTCAAATGGGAACTGCTGCGGCAGATGCGAGAATCAGGGAAGATTGATGATAACGATGAAAATACTCAG GAACTATTGGAAGATATGTTGAACCGGCAGCTTACCCGAGAATATCTAGATGTAGTAAAAATCATTCTTTATGGTGGAAGTGGCACAGAAAAAGGATCATTAGATGATGCCATGGACGGAAATGACTCAAGTCAAACACCGCCTCAGCCGACAAGCTCTCTTCATCCGGAAGTTATCAGCGAACTTGGGATCAAAGTCATGAGGAACAGTCGCACATGTCAGGGAATTGCTCAGTTCATGCTGAg GTGTCTCACCTGGTGTGACAGCACTAACAGTCTGAAAGTGTGCAGTCTCATGTACGGCATGGTGCGGCAGTTACACAACGACAAACACATTACACCGCCGTTTGCAGCCTGTATCATGGAAACCATCTTTCACGCACTTGAATTGCACGGGCAACACGATGCCAACCTCGGCTCGCTCCAACTTCTAGGCACTCAGCTCTATGAGCTCCTCAGACCAAAACATCCGGAAATTTTAGAG GTTTTGAAATCCATACCAAATGTCCATCTTGTCGACATTCAAAAGTTTGATGAAAGGATGCTTAAAGAAACGAGCAAAGGAAGCAAAGTGGACAAATCTAAGAGagaaatgttcaagaaaataaCTCAGTCG TTAGTTGGATGCAATTTAGGCCAAAAATTCCGGCGCAAAGCTGCGATCCGGGAACTACCAAGAATATCTGTGCCTCCGCGGAACAGTGTGCCATCATTATTGGACTCTAGCGTTAATGGTTCTGATCTGAACTTAATGCAGCTTTTCCATAAACCATAG